The following are encoded in a window of Rissa tridactyla isolate bRisTri1 chromosome 3, bRisTri1.patW.cur.20221130, whole genome shotgun sequence genomic DNA:
- the SOD2 gene encoding superoxide dismutase [Mn], mitochondrial, which translates to MLCRFASAGRSSAKLIAPLGCLVSRQKHTLPDLSYDYGALEPHINAEIMQLHHSKHHATYVNNLNVTEEKYKEALAKGDVTAQVSLQPALKFNGGGHINHTIFWTNLSPNGGGEPKGELMEAIKRDFGSFANFKEKLTAVSVGVQGSGWGWLGYNKEQGRLQIAACANQDPLQGTTGLIPLLGIDVWEHAYYLQYKNVRPDYLKAIWNVINWENVSSRYAACKK; encoded by the exons ATGTTGTGCCGCTTCGCCTCGGCGGGCAG aagCAGTGCCAAGTTGATAGCGCCATTGGGATGCTTGGTCTCTAGGCAAAAACACACTCTTCCTGACTTGTCGTATGACTATGGCGCTCTGGAACCTCATATTAATGCAGAGATCATGCAGCTGCACCACAGCAAGCATCATGCCACCTACGTGAACAACCTGAATGTTACAGAGGAGAAATACAAAGAGGCGCTGGCAAAAG GTGATGTTACAGCTCAGGTGTCACTTCAGCCTGCACTGAAGTTCAATGGTGGGGGTCATATCAATCACACCATCTTCTGGACAAACCTTTCTCCTAATGGAGGAGGAGAGCCTAAAG gagaattgATGGAAGCCATCAAGCGTGACTTTGGTTCCTTCGCGAACTTCAAGGAGAAGTTGACAGCTGTATCAGTTGGTGTTCAGGGATCAGGCTGGGGTTGGCTTGGCTATAACAAAGAGCAGGGCCGCCTACAAATAGCAGCTTGTGCAAATCAAGACCCTTTGCAAGGAACAACAG gtCTCATTCCTTTGCTGGGAATTGATGTATGGGAACATGCTTATTATCTTCAGTATAAAAATGTTCGACCTGATTATTTGAAAGCCATTTGGAATGTGATCAACTGGGAGAATGTATCTTCAAGATATGCAGCTTGCAAAAAGTAG